The Bacillus zhangzhouensis region GTGTATACCGCTGATCATCTATATCTAGGAGCCCTGTAATCTTATAATGTTCATTGAAATCCACTGTGAGCGGTTTAATAAACATATTGAACGCACGATGACTCAGCCCGCAAATCACGACCCGTTTCACATTCCCCACCCCATTTTCTATTGGTTTTCACGAAGCTGTTTCATGAGAGACAGCGCCTCTTTTGTCTTGTCAGCATACACGGGAATGAAAGCGACCATATCTCGGTGTAATTGAAAGGTATAGCCGTTGAGTTTTTTCGTTCCTTTATTGATTTGAACTGCATAATCAACCGTTTTCCCTGTCTTTTTGTCCTCGACCGTATATGGTCCTGCTGCTTGATCGCCTATTTCCATCTCTTCCAGCAGCTGAAAGCTTTCAGGATCATCATACGCTCTAAACATTTCTTCTGGGACAAGCATCACGTCCCCCTCTTTTGAGGTAATTTCAACAAGAAGCTTTTCAGGAATCGCCGGAAAGATGCGGACGCTATAAGTCTCTTGTTTAGGCTGAAAGGCCTTCTCTACTAATTGATCTTTCATCCCCTTTGACATATCAGAAAAAATCAGGACATCGATACCGTTTGTTTTCTCCTGACAGGCAGATAAACAAAAGACAGCGATGAAACTGATGAGCCATACGGGGGCTCTTTTTTGCCTCCTCATGCCTTTTGAAAAACAGACAGCTTCTCTAGCTCAGTTAACGCCATAATAAAAGCGCCTGCCCCGTGCAAGTCATTTGTGCTCCGCTCTCTTCCAACGTAGTAATCATAAAATCCCGCAGATGTTCCAATACAAATATCATTGATGGTAAAATCACCATTTTCTTTCTCAGCCGTCTTATGCTGAATCAACCCTTGATATGCTCTGACCACATGATCAACATAAAGGAGGCTCACATACCCTTCATTCATGGCCTTGGCCATGGCGTACATGAATAAACACGATCCCGAGCTTTCAAGCCAATTGTCACTTTGATTTCCTTTATCAATGATTTGATGCCAAAGACCTGTCTTTTGATCCTGGTACTTTGCCACACTTTCCAGCATGTCTGCCAGTATTTCCTTCCACACCTTTCGTCCTCCATGCTGCTCGGGCAGGTCCTCGATCATATCTGCTAATGCAAGGACATACCAGCCAAACGATCTTGCCCAAAACTCTGGGGAACAGCCGGTCTTTTGATCAGCCCATGGCATCTTTTTTCGTTCATCCCACGCGTGATAATACAGACCTGTTTGTTCATCTTTCATATGCTTTCTCATGAGATGCTCTTGATGGATGACCATATCCACAAGTGACTCATCACCTTTCAGCTGAGCATACTTTAAGGCAAAAGGACCGCCCATGTAGAGACCATCCAGCCACATTTGATAAGCATAATTGTCTTTATGCCAAAATCCGCCCTCAGACGTGCGATTTAGCGTACGATAAAGTCCGCGCAGCTTCTCCGCTGCGAGCACATACCGCTTCTCTCTCGTTCGTTCGTAAAGAGGAAATAAAATGAGTCCTGCTTGAATGGCATCAAGCTCATCCCTGCGAAATAACAGGTTACCGTACTCATCAATGAGTGAGTCCGCATAGTTTTTCACATAATCAAAATACGCCTCATTCCCCGTTGCCTCATACAGCTTCATGACGCCGCAAAGGAAAACGCCTTGATGATAATGCCATCTTCCAGCTGGCGGCAGCTCAATCGGTGTATACACCCTCATAATAGTTTGTGCTAATTTCTCTGCATGCTCAAGCGGTGATCCCTTTTCAATCGATAAAGTCATTCTTCCTCATCCCCTTTTTAATAAATCCCTTCTTCCCCGAATTTCTTCGCTAAACGGTTTGCCAGCATGACCAAAATAAGTCCAACGGCTGCTTTAAATAAACCAACAGCAGTACTATAGCTGAATTGTCCTTGCTTAAGACCTGCTGTATAAACATACGTATCAAAAATCTCCGCTACTTCCCGGTTCGTTGCGTTCAGTAATAGATAGACATGCTCAAAGCCAAGCTCAAGCGTATCACCAATTTTTAAAATGAGCAGAACCACAATGACACTTTTAATGGCAGGAAGTGTGATGTGCCACATTTGTCTCAGTCTCCCGGCACCATCCATTTTTGCTGCTTCATATAGCTGCGGATCTACCGCTATAATCGCCGCAAGGTAAATGATCGTCGACCATCCTGCTTCCCGCCAGATCACTTGCAGAATGTACATCGGTCTAAACCATTCCTGACTAAGGAGGAAGTTAATCTTTTCCCCTCCAAAGAAAGCAATCAATTCATTAATTAACCCGCCATCTACTGTTAACAAAACAAAAGATAAGGACACGACAATGACCCATGACATGAAGTGAGGGATATAAATCATCGTCTGTACAAATTTCTTAAACAATGCCAATCTCACTTCGTTTAAAAGAAGGGCTAGTAAGATCGGAATTGGAAAGAAAATCACGACATTCATGGCAAATAAAATCAGCGTATTTTTTAATAAGATGAAAAATGTTGGTTCAGTAAACAATCGAATAAAGTGTTTGAAACCAACCCACTCACTGCCAAGAATGCCGAGAAACGGCTGGTAATCTTGAAAGGCAATGATGAGCCCCCACATTGGTACATATTTAAAGACAATAAAATAAATGAGCCCCGGCAAAATCATTAAATACAAAAATTTTTGACTAAGCAGCTGATTTAGTAAGCGCTTTCTTTTTTCGTTTTTCAAAGCTGCCGCAGGCACACCCTTGGCAGTGACATCCTCTGTTTTCATTAATAAAACCTCCCCTCATGCTAATGCATGTGTTCACTGTATCTTAAGGATGAAAAATCCGTCTACAATCATATCAACAGATCATATTTTCATAGATGAAGCTACTAAAAATGTTACATAAAACATAAGAAAATGATCCTAAACTCAGAAAATGATTATTGACAAACCTACCAATTTTTTGGATTAATGAATTAAGGGGAAAAGATTGTTTGGTTTGAAATGGGGGGTTTTATGAAAAGAAGGCAGTATAAATTTTATTACAAGCTTGTGACGTTTTTTTTCATACTTAGTACGATTCCTGTTATCATTGTCGGCATTTTTTCTTATCAGCATTCGCAAAAAACAGCACTTGAAAATATCTCAAATGAAAAGCTGGACAGCGTCAAACAAATGCAATCCAATATTGAGCATATTTTAAAAACTGTTGATCATTCTCTCACTCACTATGTCAGTTCGCCGCCTCTCCTTCAAACACTGACAGAACCTTTAACTCCAGACCAATTCCAGCTTTATAATCAAGTACAGCAGGAACTGAACTACCTGCAAACCTTTGACACCGGCCTTTCCAATATTACACTCGTCAGTAAAATGGAAGACTGGTACATGAACAATTCGGGACTTTATCATGTCACAAGCGAAGACCAGGAAAAAGCACTGACCTCTTACCTCAATATTCCAAGTCACTCCAGCTGGGCCCTTGAAAAAAACAATCCACTTGTTGCAACCAAAGAAGGAAAAGCATCCTTTTGCAAGTACAATGTGAACTTAATCAAACAACTGCCTATGAACAGCGTTCAAAAAAAAGGAATCGCTGTCGCCAGCATTCCAAGTTGCGTGATAGCTGATCATATGCCTGACTTGTCTCAATCAGATAGTATGTTTGTCATCGATGCAAATGGAAAAGTGCTACTACATAATCGCAAAGAACAAATTGGTGAATCGCTGAAACATAAAGATTTCGTCAAGCATGTGCTCTCACTTGAAAAACGATCAGGACAATTTGAAATGAAGATCGACGAACTAAACTATCAAATCACATTTCAAAAATCAGATTATAATGAATGGACGTACCTATCCTTTGTTTCTATTCCAGAACTTAAGCAGCAAACGAAATCGATTGGGTGGATTACCTTTATTATCTGCACTATTTTGTTAACGTTCTCATTACTATTTTCATGGTTTGGTTCCAGACACTTTTATAAACCAATCCGCCTATTATACGAGTCATTTGCACGCAATGAATCATTTTTGCAAAAACAGCCTTTTCAAAATGAATTTGAGTTGATTGAATCGAGTATTAAACAAATAAAAGATCGAAACCATGATTTAGAGGAACGTATTGAGCAGCAAGTGACACACTTACAGCAATACTTTATGGTACGGCTGCTGCTTGGAAAGTTGACAGATGAAGAAGTAAATAACCGGTTCCAAAGCTTAGGTTTTCCGCAGGGCTGGTCTCATTTGTCCATGCTTGTGACCCAAATCGATACGTTAAAAGGAACAACTTACGAAAAAAAGGATGCTGACTTGCTTTTATTTGCAATCAATGGACTGATCGAGCAGATTATTCCACAAGAGGAGCACCTTCAGCCAACTGTTGTCAATCAGCATCAAACAACAATTATCCTCAACCACTCAAAGTCAGAGAAAGAGTTTACTGCATATTTACACCAATTAGCAGAAATCATTCAGCAGCGTATCGAAGAAGAGCTTGGTTTATCGATCAGCATCGGAATCAGCCGCCAGTTTAAGGAGCTCACGATGGCAAAACATGCTTACATTGAAGGAAAAGAAGCTTTAAAATACAGACTCAAAGCAGAGAAAAAGTCCATTATCTTCTATGAGCATATCCAGCATGGAAAGACCTTCAAAACCCATTTTCCAAAACAGCTGCAGCATGATTTATTTGATGCGGTGAAAGCAGGCGATCAAGGCAAGGCGGATCACTATTTACATGTGCTCCTGCAATCCATTTTCTCTAAAAATGCAGGACCGCACGAATACTATATCGCCCTCGCTCGTTTTTTAAACAATTTAATTGAGCTGATGCATTTGCTTGGCATTGAATTATTTGAGGTCGAAGACAACAAGATGCTCTATGATACGATTTTTGAATTTAAAACCTTTGAAGATACAGAGGCATGGCTGAAACATGAGATCATTCGGCCAATTATTGACCAGCTTGCTGCACGTGAAGACTCACAATACAAAAACATCTCAGAAAAAATCATTCATATTATTCATCAAGAATTCGACTCAGATCTCACATTGGATGAAATCGCCACACGCCTGCATTACAATCCCAATTATTTAAGCAGTATTTTCAGAAAGGAAATGGATATCTCCTTTAGTGAATATCTTTCCTCTTACAGACACCATGTCGCCAAAAATTGGCTTGTAGAGACCGATATGTCCGTCAAAGAAATTTCGGAAAAACTGAAATATAAAAACCCGCAAAATTTCATCCGATCCTTCAAAAAGCTGGAAGGCACAACTCCTGGGAAATACCGCGAACAAAAAAAAGGCACATAAGACAAAGAGTCCCGCTCTCACAAGAAAAACGGGACTCTTTTATTTAAACTGTTCATTTAAGATGCTGTCTTCCAGCACTGAAAGCGGCTTTCCGTATTCACTTAATTCATATTCCAGTTTAGGCGGTCGTGACAGATACATTTAGGCTTGTGCATACAGGCTGGATTGGCGGATCATGGTCCTCAGCGTAGCAATTCTACAGCATTAGTTGATGCTGTCAAAACCGCCATTCAATGAGGCTATCGCAATATTGAGTGGCGGTTTATGGAAATGAAGAAGGTGTTGGACGAAGCAGCTTGGTTTAGCAGAAACAGGCCGGTTGAAGGCGTGCATTGGAAACCTTGTACCGTGAAAGAATAGTCAGAGCTGTCGGAGTGACAGAAAACACTCTATACGTATATGAGCACACACGGCATTCAAACTGATGAGGATATGCGACTTTAAAAAACACCCCCACTTTTTTGCTTTGCGGGAGTGTTCCCATCAATTATTTTGATTTTTTAAAGGAAGCTTCATATTCTTCTATGATTTTATTCCCGCCATTTGATTTCCATTTCTCGACCGCTTTCTGAAATTGATCTTCACTGATGTCTCCAAGAATGAACTTATACGTCGCATCATCAATAATTTTCTTCAATTCGTTTCCACGCTCTGATGCTGTTTCTGAATACAGGCTTTCAGCAGGATTGGCAACGATGATGTTTTTATTGTCTTCTTCTAGCTCTTCATACTTAGAGCGAATGGCATCCCCTTTATTTTTCAAGTAACGTTTATCAATGCCTACAAGACTGACAAGCGGCTGTACATCTGTCTGCCAGCTTTTCACTTGGCTTTTTTCCCTGACAAATGTATTCCCTTCTTCTTTCTTATAATGCCGGCCATCTATACCGTACGTCATAAGGCCATATACATCTTCTTCAGCAATGCGATCAAAGAAGGCCAGAATCCGTTTTAATTCTGCCTCTGATTTCACGCTTGTTTTAGGGAATGCGAAGATGCCATTATGACCACCTGATGCCCACACACGTTCTTTTCCATCTGGACCTTTGATTCGGTTGATAATATCTACTTTCATGTTTTTATCTGTCGCATCATCTCTCACGTTCACGGCATCTACCATATTTCCAACATAGATGCCTGCTTTTCCTTGTGAGAATAATTCCTGCTGCTGAGTTTTGCTTGTCACTGGGAAGTCTTTGTTGATATAGCCATTGTCACGCAGCTTTTTCATGTATTTCATTGTCTTCATGTACTCCTCTGTCATAAAGTCTGGCGTGAATTTCCCGTTTTCTTCTTTCCAGTCTGTTGGCATTCCTTCATATGAACCAAGTGTTTTAAATGCGCCATAAATTAAATCGTTCCGATCCGTAAAGCCAATTGTATCGGCTTTTCCGTTTTGATTCGGGTCTTTTTCAGTAAAGGCTTTGGCTACTTCATACAGATCATCCAATGTTTTTGGTGTATCCAAATTTAAATTTTCAAGCCAATCCTTTCGAATGACAATCCCTTGTCTTGAAAGTGGTCTTTCTCTATAGATGCCATAAAGCTTGCCGTCTATAGAGACGTTTTTATTAATCAGTTCGTTCATCTTACTTAAATTTGGATAATCCTTTAAATACGGTCCGACTTCCCAGAACATGCCTGATCTGAATGCATTAATCGCAGACGAATTTTTAATGTCTTGAATTGTCACAATTTGCGGCAAATTCCCTGCTGCAAGTGCGGAATTTAAACGATCTTCTTTCACAGAATCAGGTACCCATGTAATATCAAGCTCTGTATTTGTGAGCTTCTCAATCTCTTTTAAAACTGAATCCTTCGGCGGCTGCTGATGATATAAAATCGCCATCCATGTCAGCTTTACCTTTTTCTCCAAATCAACCTTCTCATCTGATGAGTTTGTCCCTTTACTTGAACATGCTGACAGAATACCGCTTGCTGCAAATAACAGGACAAACACAATCAGCCATAATTTTTTTCTCCCCATAAGATCCCTCCGTTGTTCCATCTTTTTAACCCTTTACAGAACCTAGTAATGCCCCTTTGTTGAAATGCTTTTGAATAAATGGATAGACAAGCAGAACCGGAATGGTAGCCACAACAATGACAGCCATTTTAATCGTTTGGTCTGGCGGTGGTGTCGATGAGCCCATATCTGACATATCCCCTTGCATTCCACTTGAGACAATGACAATCTGTCTTAGCAGCACCTGAATCGGCCATTTCATGGAATCATTTAAATACAAAATGGCAGTCATATACGTATTCCAATATGTGACGGCATAAAAAAGTGAAATGGTTGCAATGGCTGGCAAAGAAAGTGGCAGCACAATTTTAAAGAAAATCCCTAAATCGTTACAGCCATCCATCTTCGCTGATTCCTCAAGACTTGCCGGTATGTTTTGAAAAAAGTTTTTCAAAATGATTAAATTGAACGCATTGATTGCAACCGGTAGAATAAGTGACCAATAGCTATCAAGCAGACCGAGTGTTTTCACCACAATAAACGTCGGAATCATACCTCCGCTAAACAGCATCGTGAAGACAACAAGAAACATCAGTGTTCTCCGGCCTTTTAGCTCCTGACGAGACAGCCCGTATGCCATAAGCGAGGACAAAAACATGCTGACAGCTGTTCCAACGAGCGTCACAAGAATGGACACAATGAGGCTGCGATACACAATATCTGTAGAAAAAATGTATCGATATGCCTCTAGAGAAAACGTCGTCGGGAACAAGATAAACTTCTTCGTAATGACCTCTTCTACTGTTGCAAAAGAAGCAGCAATGACATGGATGAACGGAAGCACACATATTAATGCGAACATGAATAGAAAAGAGTAATTAAATAAATTGAACAACCGGCCTTTAATAGAACGATCTATGTTCATCACACCCTTTCTCTGAAAGTCTGAAAGCGTTATCATTCCATCTGAAAGCAAGCTACAGCCTGTGACGATATCGTGATTAAAATGTAACAAACGGGGGAAGAAAGCGTCTATAATCATCTTGACAGACCAACTGGATGGATCATATCAGCCGTGCTTTTATGTTCATGAAACAAAAGAATAAGATCATTAGCTCATGACATGATCATGCCCTATGCCTGATCCTTTTCTCCGAGGATTTCCGTCGTATTGACATCTGGTTTGTAGCCTAACTCCTGTTTTGTTTTCTCAGTAGACCACGGCTTTTCTTCATTCTCTGATACCGCATAATAGGTCCCAAAGGGAATATCTGTTTCAATCGCTGCCTTTGTCAAACCTGCAAGATCTTCATGTGACAGCAGTGTTCTTTTTGTTCTTTGTTTTGTGTGTAATGCCTTCATCTCATCTGTCACAACTGTCCCAATCCTTAAATTGATGACAGACATTCCCGTTTGATCGTGAAACAAACGTCCTAGCTGTTCGGAAGCAAATTTTAAAATGCCATAGACATTTTTAGCCGCAGGCACATCGTCAGTTGTAATCTGCCGTCCAAGTAAGGAGCGTCCATCCTCTTCATAACGATCCGTCACATGGTTGCTGCTTGCAAAAATGACTTTTCGTATGCCAAGCCGCGTAGCTGAACGAAACATATAATAGGTACTCCTCCAAAAAATATCATTCATCTTTGCAAATTCCTCATGATCCATCACATCATGCGTCATGTCCATGTTTAGAAGGTGCAAGATGACATCTGTTTCCCGCGGTATCGCCTCATATAAATGCTGTTCATTCGCTGCATCTGCTAAAATGACTCCTTCTACACAGCTTTTTTGATCAATAATCGTGACGTTGTACTCAGTAGAGAGTGCTTTTGTTAAAATACGTCCAATCACACCGCATCCGCCAATAATGGTGATTCTTTTCATCTGTCTCCTCCTTTCTTTTGACGTAGTATATCCAAGCATTTCTTGATTACAGCCACTTTTTCAAAAATCGTATCGCCTCGTGACGCATAACGGCTGTTTCAAAATGACCTGCATGAAGACGGGTAAGCTGATATCGTTCTTTCAATGCAGCAGCTTGATAGGTTTGACTCAATACCTCCCGAATCCTTCCAACGCCTTCAGCAGGCGTGAGCTGATCAAGTTTACCAACTAAGCTTAAATGCGGTCTTGGAAAAATCATTTCTTGAATTTCAGCTGCTGTAAAATGCTTCGCTAAGTTCGGTACATAGTAATAAAAGCCGTGCCTGTCCAATTTGTTCGTTTCAATTAATGCATGATGATCCACCTGTGCGCATAGATCAATACACACACTGACCCTCTCATCAAGCGCAGCCGTCCACCAGGAAAGGAGACCGCCCATTGACATCCCAAAGACAGCTAACCGGTCCGCCAGCACATCAGATCGAGACAGCAAATAATCAATCGCACACATGCTTTCATACAGCATCATGCCCCACATCACTTTTCCTGTTAAAAGCATTTCCTTAAAAATTTCACTTTCTGTTCTTCCTCTTCTCTCACCAAACCCTGCATGATCAATAGCCAGTACACTATATCCTTTTGACGTAAACTCTTTTGCATATGAAGGTGTTTGCAAATAATGGGCACCCTTTAACAACTCTTCCTTCCCATTCACGTAATTCCCGCCATGAGAGTGCTGGAACAGCACAACGGGTCTTTTTTTCACCGTATCCTTCGGTTTCAAGAAATAAGCAGGGACTTCCTCTACACCATTCATGGAGAGAATGAGTGTTTCCACTACATATGATTCACGTTCCTCCATTTTTAACGTATAAGCCTCCACGCGATGACGTTCCGGCATTTCTCCTAACAGACTGAGCAGTTGTTCACGTTTGCTTTCATTTTCCAATGACGTCACTCCTCATTTTCTTGATCACCTGTTAAAATACGAGACCGATGCGGGAATCACCTTGTTTTCGACAAAATTATGTCCCGGGAAATAAAGAACACCCACCGGTTCATACCGATGGGTGTCATCATTAGTTCGCAACAATATTGACAAGCTTCCCAGGAACCGCAATCACTTTACGAATGGTTTTCCCTTCAAGCTGTTCTTTTACGCGTGCATCATTTTTCGCAAGCTCTTCTAATTGCTCCCTTGTTGCATCAGCAGGAACGGTTAATTTTGCTTTCACTTTACCGTTAAGCTGTACGACAATTTCAACTTCATCGTCGACAAGCTTTGACTCATCATATTGAGGCCATGCTTCATAAGAAATAGACCCTTCATGACCAAGTTTATTCCAAAGCTCTTCTGCTAAATGCGGTGCAATTGGAGAAAGAAGCTTTACAAAGCCTTCTGCATATTCTTTTGGCAGTGTATCCGCCTTATAGGCATCGTTGATAAACACCATTAATTGTGAAATTCCTGTATTGAAACGCAAGCCTTCATAATGATCCGTTACCTTCATTACTGTTTCATGATAGCTGCGTTCTAATGCGCCGCCAGATTGCTCCGTCACTTTATCACTGAGTGAGCCGTCTTCATTTATAAATAGACGCCATACACGATCAAGGAAACGACGAGCGCCATCAAGTCCTTTTTCAGACCAAGCAATTGACGCATCTAAAGGTCCCATGAACATTTCATAAAGTCGTAATGTATCCGCACCATGAGATGCTACAATATCATCTGGGTTGACCACATTCCCTTTTGATTTACTCATTTTTTCATTGTTTTCCCCAAGAATCATGCCTTGGTTGTACAATTTCATGAAAGGTTCTTTTGTTGGAACAACACCGATATCATACAAGAACTTATGCCAGAAACGTGCATATAGAAGATGCAGTACAGCATGTTCTGCTCCGCCGATATACACATCAACTGGAAGCCATTTCTTCAGCTTCTCAGGAGATGCAAGCTCTTCTGAGTTATGAGGATCAATATAACGTAAGAAATACCAGCAGCTGCCTGCCCATTGCGGCATTGTATTTGTTTCACGGCGGCCTTTCTTACCTGTAACAGGATCTACAACCTCAACCCAGTCTTTAATATTAGCCAATGGTGATTCACCTGTACCACTTGGCTTAATCTCAGTCGTCTTAGGCAAGATCAGAGGAAGTTCATCCTCTGAAACGGCTGAAGATGTTCCATCTTCCCAATGAATGATTGGAATTGGCTCACCCCAGTAGCGCTGACGGCTGAACAGCCAGTCTCTTAAACGATATGTGACTTTCTTTTCACCTTTTTGATGTTCTTCAAGCCATGCAATCGTTTTTTCAATCGCTTCTTCTTTTCCTAAGCCATTTAGGAAATCCGAGTTAATGTGCTTTCCATCACCTGTATAGGCTTCTTTTTCAATGTCTCCGCCTTCTACAACTTCTTTCATTGGAAGATCAAAGGTTTTGGCAAATTCATAGTCACGTTCATCATGGGCAGGAACCGCCATAATGGCTCCAGTTCCATAAGTCGCCAGCACGTAATCGGCAATCCAGATCGGCATCTTTTCACCATTTAAAGGATTGATGGCATACGCGCCTGTGAAAATACCCGTCTTCGTTTTAGCAAGATCTGTCCGCTCTAAATCACTCTTTGATTGAATCTCTTTGATATACGCGTTGACAGCTTCTTTTTGGGCATCTGATGTAATTTTTTCAACAAGTGCATGCTCTGGTGCAAGCACTGCATATGTTGCACCAAACAGTGTATCAGGACGCGTTGTAAAAACCGTAAACTGTTCGTCATGTCCTTCTACTTCAAAATGAACGTGCGCACCTTCAGAGCGTCCGATCCAGTTACGCTGCATATCTTTGATGCTTTCAGGCCAATCAATGTCCTCTAAATCTTCTAACAGCCTGTCCGCATATGCTGTAATCTTTAGCATCCACTGCTTCATAGGACGTCTTTCAACAGGATGGCCTCCGCGTTCACTTTTTCCATCAATGACTTCTTCGTTTGCAAGCACTGTACCAAGCGCTGGGCACCAGTTCACTGGTACTTCATCGATATAGGCCAATCCTTTTTCGTACAATTTCAAGAAAATCCATTGTGTCCATTTGTAGTAATTCGGATCTGTCGTGTTGATTTCTCGATCCCAATCATACGAGAACCCTAGTGATTGAATTTGGCGGCGGAAGTTATTGATGTTCTCTTCTGTAAAGGCCGCCGGGTCATTCCCTGTATCAAGTGCATACTGTTCTGCCGGTAGACCAAATGCGTCCCATCCCATTGGATGAAGAACATCATATCCCTGCATACGTTTCATGCGTGATAAAATATCCGTTGCTGTATAGCCCTCAGGGTGCCCGACATGAAGCCCTGCTCCTGATGGATATGGAAACATATCAAGTGCATAAAACTTCGGTTTATCTTCCGAGTCAGATGTGGCGAATGTTTTATGTGTCAGCCAATAATCCTGCCACTTCTTTTCAATTTCCCGGTGCTGAAAACTCAATGTGAAAACCTCCT contains the following coding sequences:
- a CDS encoding lipoprotein YteS; its protein translation is MRRQKRAPVWLISFIAVFCLSACQEKTNGIDVLIFSDMSKGMKDQLVEKAFQPKQETYSVRIFPAIPEKLLVEITSKEGDVMLVPEEMFRAYDDPESFQLLEEMEIGDQAAGPYTVEDKKTGKTVDYAVQINKGTKKLNGYTFQLHRDMVAFIPVYADKTKEALSLMKQLRENQ
- a CDS encoding glycoside hydrolase family 105 protein; protein product: MTLSIEKGSPLEHAEKLAQTIMRVYTPIELPPAGRWHYHQGVFLCGVMKLYEATGNEAYFDYVKNYADSLIDEYGNLLFRRDELDAIQAGLILFPLYERTREKRYVLAAEKLRGLYRTLNRTSEGGFWHKDNYAYQMWLDGLYMGGPFALKYAQLKGDESLVDMVIHQEHLMRKHMKDEQTGLYYHAWDERKKMPWADQKTGCSPEFWARSFGWYVLALADMIEDLPEQHGGRKVWKEILADMLESVAKYQDQKTGLWHQIIDKGNQSDNWLESSGSCLFMYAMAKAMNEGYVSLLYVDHVVRAYQGLIQHKTAEKENGDFTINDICIGTSAGFYDYYVGRERSTNDLHGAGAFIMALTELEKLSVFQKA
- a CDS encoding sugar ABC transporter permease, which codes for MKTEDVTAKGVPAAALKNEKRKRLLNQLLSQKFLYLMILPGLIYFIVFKYVPMWGLIIAFQDYQPFLGILGSEWVGFKHFIRLFTEPTFFILLKNTLILFAMNVVIFFPIPILLALLLNEVRLALFKKFVQTMIYIPHFMSWVIVVSLSFVLLTVDGGLINELIAFFGGEKINFLLSQEWFRPMYILQVIWREAGWSTIIYLAAIIAVDPQLYEAAKMDGAGRLRQMWHITLPAIKSVIVVLLILKIGDTLELGFEHVYLLLNATNREVAEIFDTYVYTAGLKQGQFSYSTAVGLFKAAVGLILVMLANRLAKKFGEEGIY
- a CDS encoding helix-turn-helix domain-containing protein, coding for MKRRQYKFYYKLVTFFFILSTIPVIIVGIFSYQHSQKTALENISNEKLDSVKQMQSNIEHILKTVDHSLTHYVSSPPLLQTLTEPLTPDQFQLYNQVQQELNYLQTFDTGLSNITLVSKMEDWYMNNSGLYHVTSEDQEKALTSYLNIPSHSSWALEKNNPLVATKEGKASFCKYNVNLIKQLPMNSVQKKGIAVASIPSCVIADHMPDLSQSDSMFVIDANGKVLLHNRKEQIGESLKHKDFVKHVLSLEKRSGQFEMKIDELNYQITFQKSDYNEWTYLSFVSIPELKQQTKSIGWITFIICTILLTFSLLFSWFGSRHFYKPIRLLYESFARNESFLQKQPFQNEFELIESSIKQIKDRNHDLEERIEQQVTHLQQYFMVRLLLGKLTDEEVNNRFQSLGFPQGWSHLSMLVTQIDTLKGTTYEKKDADLLLFAINGLIEQIIPQEEHLQPTVVNQHQTTIILNHSKSEKEFTAYLHQLAEIIQQRIEEELGLSISIGISRQFKELTMAKHAYIEGKEALKYRLKAEKKSIIFYEHIQHGKTFKTHFPKQLQHDLFDAVKAGDQGKADHYLHVLLQSIFSKNAGPHEYYIALARFLNNLIELMHLLGIELFEVEDNKMLYDTIFEFKTFEDTEAWLKHEIIRPIIDQLAAREDSQYKNISEKIIHIIHQEFDSDLTLDEIATRLHYNPNYLSSIFRKEMDISFSEYLSSYRHHVAKNWLVETDMSVKEISEKLKYKNPQNFIRSFKKLEGTTPGKYREQKKGT
- a CDS encoding extracellular solute-binding protein; translated protein: MGRKKLWLIVFVLLFAASGILSACSSKGTNSSDEKVDLEKKVKLTWMAILYHQQPPKDSVLKEIEKLTNTELDITWVPDSVKEDRLNSALAAGNLPQIVTIQDIKNSSAINAFRSGMFWEVGPYLKDYPNLSKMNELINKNVSIDGKLYGIYRERPLSRQGIVIRKDWLENLNLDTPKTLDDLYEVAKAFTEKDPNQNGKADTIGFTDRNDLIYGAFKTLGSYEGMPTDWKEENGKFTPDFMTEEYMKTMKYMKKLRDNGYINKDFPVTSKTQQQELFSQGKAGIYVGNMVDAVNVRDDATDKNMKVDIINRIKGPDGKERVWASGGHNGIFAFPKTSVKSEAELKRILAFFDRIAEEDVYGLMTYGIDGRHYKKEEGNTFVREKSQVKSWQTDVQPLVSLVGIDKRYLKNKGDAIRSKYEELEEDNKNIIVANPAESLYSETASERGNELKKIIDDATYKFILGDISEDQFQKAVEKWKSNGGNKIIEEYEASFKKSK
- a CDS encoding carbohydrate ABC transporter permease — its product is MKGRLFNLFNYSFLFMFALICVLPFIHVIAASFATVEEVITKKFILFPTTFSLEAYRYIFSTDIVYRSLIVSILVTLVGTAVSMFLSSLMAYGLSRQELKGRRTLMFLVVFTMLFSGGMIPTFIVVKTLGLLDSYWSLILPVAINAFNLIILKNFFQNIPASLEESAKMDGCNDLGIFFKIVLPLSLPAIATISLFYAVTYWNTYMTAILYLNDSMKWPIQVLLRQIVIVSSGMQGDMSDMGSSTPPPDQTIKMAVIVVATIPVLLVYPFIQKHFNKGALLGSVKG
- a CDS encoding NAD(P)-dependent oxidoreductase — encoded protein: MKRITIIGGCGVIGRILTKALSTEYNVTIIDQKSCVEGVILADAANEQHLYEAIPRETDVILHLLNMDMTHDVMDHEEFAKMNDIFWRSTYYMFRSATRLGIRKVIFASSNHVTDRYEEDGRSLLGRQITTDDVPAAKNVYGILKFASEQLGRLFHDQTGMSVINLRIGTVVTDEMKALHTKQRTKRTLLSHEDLAGLTKAAIETDIPFGTYYAVSENEEKPWSTEKTKQELGYKPDVNTTEILGEKDQA